The following are encoded together in the Pygocentrus nattereri isolate fPygNat1 chromosome 3, fPygNat1.pri, whole genome shotgun sequence genome:
- the ccka gene encoding cholecystokinin a, translating into MNAGICVCVLLAALYSSGNVALPAHSLDESQLDGAVAEHTRHTRAVPPSGQLSLLSKAQEEEVLEDPARRLNELLARLISRKGSYRRSPSSRTTTHRIKDRDYLGWMDFGRRSAEEYEYSS; encoded by the exons ATGAACGCtggaatctgtgtgtgtgtgcttctggCGGCTCTCTACAGCAGCGGGAACGTTGCACTCCCTGCACACTCACTGGACGAGAGTCAGTTGGATGGGGCTGTAGCTGAACACACGCGACACACCCGtgcagtgccccctagtggtcagCTCAGTCTGCTCTCTAAAGCACAGGAAGAGGAGGTGCTGGAGGACCCTGCCCGCAGACTGAATGAACTGCTGGCCAGACTCATTTCCAGAAAAG GTTCATATCGCAGGAGCCCTTCCAGCAGGACCACGACTCACAGAATAAAGGACAGAGATTATCTGGGCTGGATGGACTTTGGCCGACGGAGTGCAGAGGAGTACGAGTACTCTTCATAA